The segment CCTTAATAAAGCAAGGCgcaacaaactaaaaaatatactttccTACAGTATAGTATACGTTGTACTTTTATGTGCTGGATGACTTGCTGGTAACGTATAATTCCTACACTATTCATAGCACTATGTAAATTGTAGCCTAACTGTAAAGAATTGACATTAATGAACCATCTGGCAAGCATCGTGGCTTCTATACAAATCGAACGAATGGTCAATCAATCTTTAAAGACAATCttgcatttaaatgtattattatgaatttaaatgtaatttattataaaaacatattttgcggGTTTGAAACAGATCAAATGTACAAATAAGTACGGTATTAAAATTccaatagaataaatattttgtactttatttataattaaataggcTACACATTGAATAGTTGTATTCCATGCTTAATACAAGTATGTATGTGTAATGAATGTTAAGTAAATACACACAACCAAGAATTAATTATGTGACTTGTCAGTAGACAATGTAGTAAAGAAAGAACAACGCTGTTAAATGCTAGTTAGAGATACATACAGTATTGTCTGTAACTGATAAAGAGAAACATGCCTTAACATGACGTGATGTAACGTCAAGTTCTAGTTCAAATACCTTTACGCCCTAGATTGTAGATTATTGCATAAAATTGTAGTGTTTGGCCAAAGGTTTCTGTGGGAATTGGCACGATTTTCCCTGATTTCTTACAATTAGTATGAATCACATTTTCGTTTGTCTAATTACTTACAATAATGTGTTTTTTCgtgcaatagtttatttataaaactgttttatcataactagttggttttatttaaaatacaaggtCAACTAAAGTATCAGCTGATTATACCGAAATACACTGTACAAAAATTTACCACGTAAAATCTCATTGGAATAGGTTGAGAATGACTGAAATTTGGAAGAAAAAGTCtacaaaacgaaataaaaatgttttgaagatgGACCTTGTAATGGCTACAATTAACCTAATCACTACATTATAatacaaaccaatacttaaaacttttatttttgtgaggcctttcgacaACAAGGCTatctatcttcgtcagacacatcacaaaagttttGCTACATGTAATGAACTAACGTTTGTGACAAGAAAAATCATTGACTGCATTTTATGgtcaaattaaacttaatttcattttaaggGAATGCCAAACTACAGTTTAGAACAAATCATTTTACGATGAGAAAACtatgtgaaaataataattagacGTTTTATAGGAACTATAATGCTGCATAACGCTATATATGTAGTGTCTCATTATTATATACCACTGTTTTATAtgaatttcgtttaaaaatatactttgcaAATTAGCTCTGTTTTATTTGAACATCTCGTGACTAACCCCACGCATAAATGGGTTGTAGTTTCAACCTCCTTATTTGGAAAAAAGATTAtagaatgtaatgtaatttagTACGAATTCAAATTTGCTGACTTccaaatacagtagaacccctatAATCCGACTTCGTCATAACTGACTCTTCGGGTTATCCGACTTAACATCTTATCTGTTTATCTAAGTTGTATTGTAGCATTATTTGACACAGTTTagtgctttattattattttctcgcTTTAGTTCACAGTGCATTACTCTTTATCGATAGAATTCACACAAAAACACGGATACGAAGAATGTATGCAGCCATTTTAAATATCGTTAAGAATTAATCTTCGCATAAATGGTAAAACAATTAGATGTCTGAAAAAAGTGTGAGTAAAATGATAAAAACCTCTAAAATCATTTGCAAAATTTAGAGCTTGCCGTAATTATTCGATGTGTTTATTATTCTCATTAATTTACTTGggatctttatatttttaaatttttgattacaACACatgagtgttgtgtgtttttaatttaagtaaacaatacatgaatatcaaaatatatttacgtaTGCAAAGCACAGAATTTTTTCCTAACTTAGAAAAGGTTTGGCCTACCGAAATCTcacattattgaaaatataacagaatatatTCGAACCATGCTTCTAAAAGAACCATGTGCTAATTTTCATCACGATTCAACATTGTATTGAttggaataattattataacttatattgaaatattgattaCAATTCTTAGTGAATCACAATTTTGTAAAAGGAAAATAGGCGGGTACCTTATCTGCTACGGCCATAGAGAACATGACAGCTACCAGGACTGCTAGCAGGAACACGTAAGATCTCCCAGTCATCTCGAACGTTGAAAGGCTGACTGAAGACTGAAGACTGAAGAAGGTTCAGTATCCGATCACAGTTTTCCTCGTCAGTGCAACCTTGATGGTGTGAACAGACCTGTGAATCCCGGCTGGCCTTCTATTTGAGTCATTGACAAAAAATCACGATTACTTCTATGTTTTAACCGAAGTAGATTTTCGAGAGCtacgtacaaaaataattttttgatcgAGGCAAAAAAGGAAACTTAACTGTGGCACCGTAAGTGAATTCAAACGGCCGGAAGAACACATATTTTAACCAAAACAGGCTTTACAGTCCTACGTATGCATATATCATTTCTTCGTCGTGACAACAAAAGGGCTAGAAGTATATGCTTTTTAACCTATGTGGATTTCCGAGGTCTGTGtatttatactttcttgatcggggcaaaaAGGTAGACTCAGCTGtgacattggaaatataattatgacAAACCCTACATGCTCTTACACGTGCAAAACCTGATATAACAGTCTAGACTAAACTGTGACATTCTAGATAACCGTGAACTCTGATAAAGCAATATTTACCTGATATATGCCTActtctgttttaaaagttttaggacTCCACCATATTCTATCATAAGTGGTTTTAGTAAGTTACATAAggactttgattttaaaaattgtatgcgAAACCGTGGGCAataattagcaataatataaatactataattgtACTGTACGAAGgtttatttgattgtttttattgttatgctGGTATTCAATTCACAagatccaaataaataaataaatttgaatcaaccgtcaaataaaataataatccttttccccaaaacgatcctaaattcataacaaaatgaTATCCTGGCCTTCACAAAATCAACTCAATCATGAGGACAGCCTTTAACCTACTTCAAAATTCTcaagaaaataaagatttattttcaaaatctccaaTAGTTGTATTCAAAAAGCCCACCAACATTAAATAGCTGTAGGTCTGTACTGATCCTCTAAAAAAGTTAGATAAGGAATCACAGTCCTTTGGTTGTAAACCTTGCCAAAAACCTCGTTGTAGAACCTGTAAGATCATGTCTacaagtaaaattttcaaaagtaatgtaaccaatCATGTATATATATCCTATCAAAGGAACTATCAACTGTGACACTAAAAACCTTATTTACGAATTTGACTGTCAATTTTGTGAAAAACAGTACGTCGGCCAAACATCGAATCCTTTACGCatacgagtaactggccatcgatttgacattgtccatagcgatatAGATAAATctttagccagtcacgctatcaatgtccataaacaaaatcatatagaaaattgttacaccatcaaaggcataaCTAAGATCCCTGAAAATTCAAACGAAGTGTCTTTGTGTAACTGCAAAGACAATTTATTAGCAGTTATAGACGTGAGGACTTGATATTTATTGGAAACGTAATgaataattgaaacaaaacattgcTGAGAATATGTATTTATAGACTTTTCGGGGTGTTTTGGCACATTTACACTCTCGTCAGTTATGACCTTCACAAGGGACACACTCGCCGTTCAAGCATCTCGTCCCCTTCGGACACCGGACTTCAGCACAGGTTCTTCTAGGCCTGCAGGCAGCAGTTGTAGGGTACGTGCTATTGCCTGGTTTTATGTAACAAACCTCTTCAGCTTTGCAGGTGGTATCTTTGCATGTTATTGGGATACACTCATTGTTAATGCAGGTAGTTTCTTCGAGACATAAGATCGTGGAACAGTTCGGGAAAGGTCTGCACATCCTTTCTGGAGGACAAGTGTTTGTAAGGTAACATTCCTCTCCTTCACCACAAGCGTAGCTCTCACAGGAGATACCTTCTGTTGTGACACAGCTTCCATCGTTACTGCAGCAACTGCCAGGATCACATCCTGTGACGTCACATGTTGGTATGGAGACCTGAAACATTTCCGGTTTTACCTAGACTCATATTTTCATTTGCGTAttcaatatttcagtaataaccATTTCAGTATCATAATTTTCGTTGAAACAATACAGATGTACATGGTAAACTtctacaaaattatgttagtattcaaattacaagttatttatgaaaataaatttaagcaATGGTAAAAGTGCATCAATGAAACATTGTCTCTGTGTtgctaaattataaattaaatagcctatgtcattttaaaattaatttgagttttacCTTTTTCTGAAACCAAAGAGACATTATTTTGAACATCTTTGAGAAATAGTATTAGTATTCTGATAGGTCGAAAATTGTCTACTTCATCGCTTGAAATAATGCACAACACTTTCAAGAatagcatatattatatttttaacctgcTATATCCATCCATTTCCACCCCGACAGAAACTACCGTGGCTATTGATCCTAGATTTCTAAAAAAACCAAGTAGTGTGCTTATACATTTCAGATTGACACCCAGCTTCCAGACAATCAGCCATGAACCCTGTTTTTACCATCGGTCGTCACACTAAATCAGCTGCTTTTTTAATCAATCTTAAAGGATCACCTACGgtaaatttgtatacaatctCGACAAGAGTTCCTTTTCAGTTAGTGTTTTAAAGGACCTCATATCTCTGGTAACTCGCTATCAGAGGGAAACTCCTTCTATTACTATTAACTTTTCCTTACGAGCACTTACAATTCCTTTATTCAACCCAACCTGTTAAATCGTGAATTGATGTTTAATATTCGAAAATCTTAAGGGATTTTGATTTACCACCTTGAATTACTTTCGAATAATGATTTATGGTTCAAcaattataacatgtattttaccAATTATAAAGTAATGTAACGTGATTACTGGTATTACCAAGAATTACTAGGAGTATTCTTACCGATGAATGAAGAATGATGAGGAAAAAGACAACAAAGCTAATTCTTAACACATGAGAGAATGGAGACAGTACAACCATAATGGTAATTTGGTTTGAACATGAGCTCATTTCCTTAATAAAGCAAGGCGCAACaatctaaaaaatatactttccTACAGTATAGTATACGTTGTACTTTTATGTGCTGGATGACTTGCTGATAACGTATAATTCCTACACTATTCATAGCACTATGTAAATTGTAGCCTAACTGTAAAGAATTGACATTAATGAACCATCTGACAAGCATCGTGGCTTCTATACAAATCGAACGAATGGTCAATCAATCTTTAAAGACAACCttgcatttaaatgtattattatgaatttaaatgtaatttattataaaaacatattttgtgggTTTGAAACAGATCAAATGTACAAATAAGTACGGTATTAAAGTTccaatagaataaatattttgtactttatttataattaaataggcTACACATTGAATAGTTGTATTCCATGCTTAATACAAGTATGTATGTGTAatgaatgttaattaaatacacaCAACCAAGAATTAATTATGTGACTTATCAGTAGACAATGTAGTAAAGAAAGAACAACGCTGTTAAATGCTAGTTAGAGATACACACAGTACTGTCTGTAGCTGATAAAGAGAAATATGCCTTAACATGACGTGATGTAACGTCAAGTTCTAGTTCAAATACCTTTACGCCCTAGATTGCAGGTTATTGCACAAAAGTGTAGTGTTTGGCCAAACGTTCCTGTGTGAATTGGCACGATTTTTCCTGATTTCTTACAATCAGTATGAATCACATTTTCGTTTGTCTAATTACTtacaataatgtgtttttttcgtgcaatagtttgtttataaaactgttttatcataactagttggttttatttaaaacacaaggTCAACTAAAGTATCAGCTGATTATACCGAAATACACTGTAAAAAAATTTACCACGTAAAATCTCATTGGAATAGGTTGAGAATGACTGAAATTTTGATGAAAAagtctaaaaaacaaaataaaaatatattgaagatgGACCTTGTAATGGCTACAATTAACTTAATTACTACATTATaacacaaaccaatacttaaaacttttatttttgtgaggcctttcggcAGCAAGGCTatctatcttcgtcagacacatcacaaaagttttGCTACATGTGATGAACTAACGTTTGTGACAAGAAAAATCATTGACTGCATTTTATGgtcaaattaaacttaatttcattttaaggGAATGCCAAACTACAGTTTAGAGAGCAAATCATTTTACGATGAGAAAACTATGTGGAAATAATAATTAGACGTTTTATAGGAACTATAATGCTGCATAACGCTATATATAGTGTCTCATTATTACATACCACTGTTTTATATGAATTTCGTTTGAAAATATCCTTTGCAAATTAGCTCTGTTTTCAACTTTAACATCTCGTGACTAACCCCACGCATAAATGGGTTGTAATTTCAACCCacttatttggaaaaaaatttttatagactGTAATGTAATGTAGAACAAATTCAAATTTGCTGACTTCCAAATACATTAGAACCCCTATCATCCGACTTCGTCATAACCGACTCTTCGGGTTATCCGACTTAACATTTTATCTGTTTATCTAAGTTGTATTGTAGCATTATTTGACACAgtttagttctttattattattttctcgcTTTAGTTCACAGTACATTACTCTTTATCGACAGAATTCACACAAAACACGGATACAAAGAATGTATGCAGCCATTTTAAATATCGTTACCGGTAATAATTATCTTCACATGAAATggtaaaacaattatatgtctGAACAAAGTGTGAGTAAAATTATACCAACATCTAAAATGATTTGCAAAATTTAGAGCTTGCCGTAATTAttcgatatatttattattctcatTCATTTACTTGggatctttatatttttaaatttttgattacaACACGTGAGTTTTGTGTGTATTTAATTTAGGTAAACAATACATGAATAACAAAAGATATTTACATATGCAAAACACAGAATTTTCTCCTAACTTTGGCCTATCGAAATcttaacattgaaaatataacagaatattcGAACCATGCTTCTAAAGGAACCATGTTCTAATTTTCATCACTATTAAACATCGTTTTGATtagaatagttataataaattatattgaattattgataGTAAATATTAGTGAATCACAATTTTGTAAAAGGAAAGTAGTACCTTATCTGTTACGGCCATAGAGAACATGACAGCTACCAGGACTGCTAGCAGGAACAAGTAAGATCTCCCAGTCATCTCGAACGTTGAAAGGCTGACTGAAGACTGAAGAAGGTTCAGTATCCGATCACAGTTTTCCTCGTCAGTGTAACCTTGATGGTGTGAACAGACCTGTGAATCCCGGCTGGCCTTCTATTTGAGTCATTGACAAAAATCATGATTACTTCTATGTTAACCGAAGTAGATTTTCGAGAGCtacgtacaaaaataattttttgatcgAGGCAAAAAAAGAAACTTAACTGTGGCACTGTAAGTGAATTCACACGGCTGGAAGAACacatattttaaccaaaataggCTTTACAGTCCTACGTATGCATATATCATTTCTTCGTCGTGACAACAAAAGGGCTAGAAGTATATGCTTTTTAACTTATGTAGATATCCGAGGTCTGTgtatttatactttcttgttcGGGACAAAAATGCAAACGCAGCagtggcattggaaatataattattatgacaAACCATACATGCTCTTACACGTGCAAAACCTGATATAACAGTCTAGACTAAACTGTGATATTCTTAACCGTGAACTCTGAAATAGcaatatgtacctgatatatgCCTACTTCTGATTGAATAGTTTTAGGACTccatcatataataataataataataaattatttattgcatagaacataaaaacaatgttatagcaatcgtcaagtatatcgagctaaattttccattcgttctaccatcgaagtccagggcccgattaaggtttttggcgcccgtaggctatcttgtacttcgcgcccccccccccccccaacggtttccggccggcttccctctgtcaattttcaataataaaaagtgttctgctgtatagcggccatattatatttttgtaataaaatttcaacttacttacttaaatttaaagaccattacagagagagaccatttagagtattaaactttaggaaaagaacaacattcagcaactaactataaactttaattattgttcaaaggtctaatgatgcatgtatgtataaactgctatgtaatatgttcaaattcaacggttaaaagaactatgctgtttgctgtcatttcctaaaaacacacaaacaaacgaacaaaaacagcaaaattatagaaagtgcaaacttgcaaagggaaaggatgcttactgctgagcatttatttgtatctttaaaatggaatatggtctattgttgtagacttgtaggtaacattctttaaagagaatcaagggttcttattttaccactggttttgtaggacatacaaaaatgtgtcctagctacagccaaaccttacatgagttttttaattcttatacatttttttgtagattactatcattaaatagtcacaaaattcaaagttcagcactttgtaatgttactttcaaaaaatctgtaggcttatttttttcaaaataaattaaaatgcatgctgtaattttaaggctgttaaaattatgtgaattttatctcttacttcagtataaatgctgccataataatggagattttattgttgtccattttaataagaaagcttagtagctacgtatagcctgtttaattagcgttttaactgtaaatcactgaaaaggatttataataaatcaatgaacatggtcaaattggtcatcaactttctctggtttattcaagtacattatgttacatagaaatgacattagactttggtatacaacttgtgacttgaacatttaatcacaataacaaacaatgagctagaactataaaattaattaggcctactgttaacaaaagaactttttattttctcatgacgatatatttccctgattaaacaaagtctttcttccgtgctttttgatgaggcaaacgcatcgatcaagtcatcaaacggaacgagctgtacatagtcactttctataaataagagagcgagtgcctggagtttttcttgccgtagagtcgacctcaaataattcttgactcgagtaagagcagaaaaggatctttctccgctgcaattagacaccgccatgctcaagaagatccgcaatgccacttccacgttcggaaaaagagattcaagttttagggtttttacatgttttcaatagcctgtaggctttagtcccggtcggtttgactttcttcttttcctccattctgtctgacagtacattttcctcttcatagaatgtattatcatcttttaaaaattttttgaagatacaaacactcatctggaaatgaatcatctaggtctgttgaatattcattccttagctttgttgccttttccttcaagattgaactctcaattttatttcaaattccataaaaagttgaaggagtctcgtagtgtgacataaattgattttctccttgttagttgccctaggagtgtatcaattgctttgtagtaacaatttatcaggaatgatttccgcccatcaaactcagtgtgcccctctttgctttctccaaaagggatttttggtttctttttccttgtattgtcttgtttgtactcttgagaattgcacataagctttgcctcactttcaaagttagaaaattgttcctcatttcttaatgaacttagaaaagactctaggagctcgtacgaaagtgctgtctgatctaagtctccatcttcagattgaagtcgtacactgatgtcatgaaacttcatgagtactttattccaaaaacaaatcatcatggtcATTTCCAAAGACTGGAGCGTCTCTATCAGTTTGTTTGGCTTCAAGtcgtacgtcttttttattttcttcgtttgaagtgatgtcttgtaacgctgcgattatttgtttatatgacttgtgcatggctttactggcatctgctcttgcactccagcgagttttcgaaagggtcttgactgtcaaacattctttgtcatattgcggacaagagaatttcccatctgtgtgtagatgaatggaaaaagttgtacatttgctgtgccagggcaaaatattcaacagaactactactacttttctgcagcggtcgaacctactagctgtaacgaatgagctgcgcaaggaacgtagtgagcaagaggattttgctctttgattcgattttgaagcccccttgtaacacccagacatgttacttgcattgtcgtaactctgacctctacagtcactgatattttaagttcaaactttcaagagtatttatcacagccttctccatatcttccccttttatggccacaatttgggatgaacgttatgaaccgctcattaggtgacccgtcaggtgctacaaaacgaatgacaaaagtcaattgatccacattggaaacatctggagtagagtcgacaataatcgaaaaatacttagaattcttgatatctgacgcgattttggatttaacattgtcagctaacagagtaataaactcgttaacgatcgtggaagataagtatgagggcactcctttacctttatttccgaaacgagcaacatggtcagccatgaaaggatcaaacttgcacaaaagctcgatacagccaagaaattaccattactggttgaccccaaaatttcattttcaccataaaacggaagccctcgagaagttaaatacttaactacttcaacaactcttgacaatacatCTCTCCAATACTTTCACTTCTACTTGATGCTGCTCAAGTAGTTTTTGCGTCAATTCTCTGAGGTGCATTCATCcgggtcaaatatttgttcacacattctctgtgctctagactattatcatgttcttgaattttgtgtgaatttttccaatcattaaagccgCATGTAGCTAAGGCAGTCGTCGTCCCCCCCATAGAGCTTACAAGGAGCACAGTATACATagccagttgatttggaataaactaaatgagttcttttttacaatctctccatttacaagttttttgaaaaaacaagctttgttcaaataacggttttggtcagaatactgccgctttgattgggaaaaatcccactgtcattttgattgatgctgtgcactgcaaagtattcacgcaatgcctcatttaccagccataaagcgggatcatcaagattttttgaatcGGTTACCTCTTTATTTGCTGGTACACAATCTTGCAACTGATGTCCCAAATCTGCTATTTGCTCGGTTGATGGTGGTGAAGGGGACGTGTACAGGTGCAATTTCCGTTGTGGTGTCTGAGACATCGGTAGCAGTGGCACTGGCAGGCTGCTGAATCACTTCCACTTTCCACTATAACACACGCTGTCCTCACTCACACAACGTTTCGTTCAGTTCCCGTGACGACCGGCAatgtctcagcagaacaactgggagtttcgggtttattgaaaaaatcgtctagtctatgaattttatttagaagagcactttcccgttcgttacgctcccgggcccgtttacggtattcggaaccacttggttttttactcataatgtagcctacatatgtaaaacaagcaaaccactgcttcttctaatatttcagtatcaaacactctactcgacttacgaataaatgtcagtgtttataataacgagcaatgacaccaattaatcacaacgaaagtccaaataattcataggccataggcctaaaacaaacagtgcagacgaggagacgactgactgcagctgcagctacactctgtctctatctgtcagagagcgtcagtgtt is part of the Homalodisca vitripennis isolate AUS2020 chromosome 8, UT_GWSS_2.1, whole genome shotgun sequence genome and harbors:
- the LOC124367094 gene encoding keratin-associated protein 4-3-like; protein product: MTGRSYLFLLAVLVAVMFSMAVTDKVSIPTCDVTGCDPGSCCSNDGSCVTTEGISCESYACGEGEECYLTNTCPPERMCRPFPNCSTILCLEETTCINNECIPITCKDTTCKAEEVCYIKPGNSTYPTTAACRPRRTCAEVRCPKGTRCLNGECVPCEGHN